GCGGGCTACGGAACGGAACAACGGTCGAGCGGTCCCCGCGCCGGAACCGGCTACCGGTTGCGGGGACCGCGGCAGGAGGATCGCGCCATGAACCAAGCCTGGGAAGGATTCCACGAAGACACGCGCTCCCTGATCGACAAGGCGCTTATCGCCGCCGTGTTCCTGCACGCGGTGACCCTCTTTCTCGCCCCCGCCGCCCCCGAGCCCGTGCCGGTCGACATCTCGAAGGTCGACACCATCCTCTACGAATTCGCGAGCGAGCCGGGCGAACCTCCACCGGAGCCGGCGAGCGTGAAGCGCCCGGCGGCGCCCGCCCTCTTTTCGCTCGACGACTTCGCCGTGAGCGAGGAGGCGGGCGTCGAGGAGACCATCCGGGACACGAAGGTGGCGATCGACGCCCCGATCCGGGACTCCTCCCCCGGCGAGGGCCGAATCGACAGGCCGGTGGAGTGGGGCGGTCCGGGAAATTACGAAACCTGGAGCACGCCGCCGTCGCCGCGCCGGCTCGTTCAACCGGACTATCCCCCGCTTGCGCGGGAAGCGGGGATCGAGGGAACGGTGATCGCCGAGGCGTGGCTCGACGCGGAAGGACGGGTGGTCGAGGTGAGGATCGTCGAGTCCTCGTCGTCGGTCTTCCACGAAACGGTCATCCGCGCGCTTTATAAAAGCCTCTTCCATCCGGCCAAACAGAAAGAGAGGGCGGTGGAGAGCAGCATCCGGATCCCCTTCGAATTCCGTCTGGAGTGAGGCGGGAGCGCACGCTCCCCGGCGGAGGATCAGCCCGCGTTCCCCTCCAGGATCGCCTCCTCACGCCTGAGCAGTTCCCCGATCCGCCCGAGGAAGAGAGGACGATCGAAGAGAGCGGCCCGGGCGCGAAGGAGGCGCGGATCGAAGCGCTCGGGGTGAAAGCGGCGGATCGCCTCCTCGATCGAGTCCTCGTCCTGAGCGTCGAAGAAGAGACCCGTCGGGGGGCGTTCCTTCGAATCCTCCTCCCCCACCACCGTCTCCAGCACGCCGCCCGCCCGGTAGGCGATCACCGGACAACCGCTCGCCATCGCTTCGAGAGGGACGATCCCGAAATCCTCGACCCCCGGGAAGAGAAGCGCCCGCGCGCGGCCGAGAAGACCGGCCCGCTCCTCCTCGGAGACCCATCCGGCGAAACGCGCCTTCGGCCCCGCGATCTCCTCCAGGCGCGCCCTCTCCGGGCCGCGGCCGACCACCACGAGAGGGACGCCGAGGCGCTCACAGGCGCGGATCGGCAGATCGAGACGTTTGTAGGGGACCAGCGCGGAGAGGACCAGAAAGAAATCCTCCCGCTCGAGATCGCACCGAAACCGGCCGATGTCCACCGGCGCGTGAATCACTTCCGCTTCGCGGCCGTAGATCCTTTCGATCCGTTCCGCCACGTTCGACGAGTTGGCGACGAAGCGGTGCACCCGGGGGACGGTGCGGAGATCCCACCGCCGGAGCGCGCGGGCCACTCGCGGCATCACGGCGCGTGTGATCGGTCCGGTGCGCGGGTTGTTGAAGTAGTCGTCGTAAAACTCCCATATGTAGCGCATCGGCGTGTGGCAATAACAGACGTGCCGCGCCCCCGGCGCGGGGATCGCCCCCTTGGCGACGCAGTGGCTCGACGAGAGGACGAAATCGTACCGGGAGAGATCGAAACGTTCCACCGCCCGCGGGAAGAGAGGAAGGTAAGGCTGATGCCGCCTCCCCGCGCCGGGGAGCCGCTGGACAAAGGAGGTGACGATCCGGTGCGACTCGATCCGTTTCGTCACGCGGCCGGGGACGTGGACGAGGGTGAAGAGATCGGCGTGGGGCAGGAGTTCGCAGAAGGCGTCGAGGCACCATTCCCCTCCACGCATCCCGGTCAGCCAGTCGTGAACGACGGCGACCCGTTTCCCGGCCAACGGCGGAGACGCTTCACCCATGGCTCAGGACCTCCCGATAGACATCGAGGGTCAGCTCGGCGGTGCGCCGCCAGGAATAACGGCCGGCTCGCCGGAGCGCGGCCGCGGCGTAGCGGCGGTGCAGGTCGTCGTCTCCGAGGAGGCGGAGCATCCCGTCCGCGATCTCCCTCTCGCTCTCCGGATCGACCCGCACGCCCGCGTCGGCCACCACCTCCTCGATCGCCCGCGTGGCGGACACCACGACGGGGACGCCGCAAGCCATCGCCTCCAACGGCGGCAGCCCGAACCCTTCATACAGGGAAGGGAAGACGAAGAGGCGCGCGGCGTTGTAAAGCGAGGGGAGAAAGTCGGCGGGGAGAAAACCGGGGAAAAGGACCTCCCCCTCGAGGCCGAGCCGCTCCGTCTCGCGGATCAGGTCGGGCGCGCGTTCCGGATCGCCTCCCGCCAGCACCAACCGCCCTTCGTACCCTTCCTTCCTGAGGAGACCGAAGGCGCGGATCAGTCGGTTCAGGTTCTTGTGCGGGAGGAAGTTGCTCACGCAGAGGACGTACTCTCCCTCCACGCCGATCCGCCGGGCCACCTCCTCGCGCGCCGCTTCCCCGTCGATGGGATGGAAGCGGTCCTCCACGGCGTTGTAGATCACCTTCACTTTCTTCTCGTCCACGCGGAGCCGGCGGACCAGATCGTCCCGCGACGCCTCGCTCACGGTGATCACCCGAGAGGCGGAGCGGACCGCCGCGGTCATCATCGCCCGGGCGTAGGCGGCGGCGGCGCGGGAAGGGGGATGGAAGATATGAATCAGGTCGTGGACGGTCACCACCGCGCTGCAGGGATGGAAGAGGGGGAGCACGTAGTGGGGCGAGTGAAAGAGATCGATCCGGTGCCGCCGCATCTTCCGGGAGAGCGAGATGTGCTCCCGGATCGAGTACTTGGGGGAACGGTCCGGTTCGGTCCGGATGTTCTCCCCCCAGGAGAGGTTTTCTTCGGGGTAGGAGAAGACCACGTATTCCCTCTCCCGGTCCAGCCGGGAGAGTTCCCAAACCAGGTTGCGAATGTAGGTGCCGATTCCGTAGTCGTGGATCTTGCGAGCGTCGATGCCGATCCGCCCCCGGGGGACGGCCCGCTTCGGGGGAAAGGGATCGGATCGGCCGTACGCCTCGACGATCTCCTCGATCCGCTCGATCCGCGTTTCCCAGGTGTTTCGCCGCGCCACCCGGAGCCGTTCCTCCACGCCCCGGCCGTCGTCCTCGAGGGCCGCCTCCACGGCGCGCACGAACTCCTCCGGCGACGAGGCGAGCCGGCAGTAATCCCGATACTCGGTCACGGAGGGGAGATCGGTCATCACGATCGGCTTCCCGGTGGCCATGTACTCGTGAAACTTCATGGGAAAGACGTTCACCGTCGTTTCGTTTATGGCGAACGGGATGATGCAGACATCCATCGCCTTGATCCAGCCCGGCAGCTCGGCGTAAGGTCGGGCACCGAAAAGCCGCACGTTCGGCCGGCGGCGGAGTTCCTCGAGTTCGCGGCGGCGCTCCCCCGGCCAGACCGGACCCACCAGAGCGATGGTCCAATCCGGCCGCGCATCGGCGAGATGGAGGAGAAGCGGAAAATCGATTTTATAGCCGCTCAGGGCACCGACGAAACCGATGACCGGCCTGCGGAGCGCCGCCGCCTCCGCGGGGACGGGCGTCTCTTCGATCATCGCCTTGCGGAAATGCTCCGCGTCCGCGACGTTCGGCAGATAGTGGGTGTTCGGGTTGTAGCGTCGTTTCCCCTCGAAAAGGGACGGAGAGGTGGTGAAGACCAGGTCAGCCTTCCCCAACAGTTTTCTCTCCATGTCCTGGATCACGCCGGCGGAGACGCCCGGGTTGGCGCCGTACTCGTCCACGCAGTGGTAGACGCTGAGGCTCTCGCCAAGGTGGCCGACCAGGTCGGAGGAGGTGGGGAGAAAGGTCCAGAGGATCATCCGGCGGAAACCGCGTTTCCGGGCGACTCGGGAGAGGCTGTTCCGGAGAAGCCAAAAGTTGAGCTCGCGCACCCAAGGAAGATTGTAGAGGGGGATCAGGAGCGGCGAGTAGACGGTGAGATTGCCGCTGACCGGCCTTTCGCCGCGCGCCCAGTTCCAGAGGCGGCCCGCCACGCGGTAGACGTCCCGCCATCGGACCGACGGCCGCCTGAGTCCGAGGGACTCGACGAAGAGCACCCGGTTGGTGCGCGCGAGCCGGCTCATCAGGTGCTGGGAGTTGGTCCAGAGGGCTGCGTCCCAGTTGGCGGAGGCGATGCAGAGAATGTCCGCGTCGCGGAGAGATTCGATTCCCTGTTGAGGCCTTTCGTCCATGGTTCAGCCGCCGAAGAGGCGGTCCTCGATCATGAAACAAAGAAGGTGACCGAGGGCGATGTGCATCTCCTGGATCAGCTGGGTGTCCCCGGAGGGAACGGCGAGAAGGTGGTCCACCAGGTCCGGCGCCGTCGTTCCGGCCTCCCCGGTGAAAGCCACGTTCACCGTGCCGATCCGCCGTCCCATCCGGAACGCCTCGAGCACGTTCTCCGAGCGGCCGCTGGTGGTGATGCCGATCAGCACGTCCCCCTCCCGGGCGTAAGCCTCCACCTGCCGCGAAAAGACGTGCAGAAAGGATTTGTCGTTCGATACGGCCGTGAGGAGGGATGTGTTCGTGGTCAGCGCCAGCGCGGGAATCGTCCCCCGGACCTTGCTCAGCTTGTCGATCAGCTCGGTGGCGAGGTGCTGCGCATCGGCGGCGCTCCCGCCGTTTCCGAAAAAGAAGATCTTCCCGCCGTCGGCGAGAAGATCCGTGATCCTGCCGGCCGCTATTCCGAAAGGTTCCGCCATCTCGCGGCGAACCCGCTCGATCACCTTCGCCCTCATTCTCAGCGACGCGTCGAACATGCCTTCCTCCTCTAGGCGGGCGTGGCGATGCGCCCGATGAAGTCCGCCAGCGCCTCGCGCCAGGGCCGGAGCGGCGGCACGCCCAGCGCCTCGAGCCGCGTCTCGGCAAGGGTGGAGCGGGCCGGACGGGGCGCGGGCAGGGGATATTCCGCAGTGGAGACGGGCTGAATCCGCGTCCTTTTATGCCCCGCCAGATCGAGCGCGGCCCGTGCGAACTCGTATCGGCTCGCCTCCCCGCGGTTCACGATATGGAAGATCCCCGCGCCGCGGCGCCGGACCAACCCGAAGATCGCCGCCGCCGCGTCGGCGGAGAATGTGGGCGACCCGAACTGGTCGTTGACCACCCGCAGTGTGCGGCCCGCCTCCGCCGCGGTCAGGATGGAACGGACGAAGTTCCCCCGCCCCCACTCGCCGTAGAGCCAAGCGGTGCGGGCGACCGCCGCGCCGGGGAGCAGTCCCTGAACCGCTCGCTCGCCGGCCAGCTTGGAGCGCCCGTAGGCCGAAAGGGGGACCGGTTCGTCGTCCTCACGGTAGGGACGGTCCGTGTCTCCGCGAAAAACGAAATCGGTGCTCACCATCACCAGGCGCGCGCCGGTTTCGAGGCACGCCTCGGCGATATGCCGGCTCCCCTCGGCGTTGATGCGGAAGGCGAGATCCTCGTTCTTCTCGCAACCGTCCACATCGGTCATCGCCGCTGCGTGGATCACCACGTCGGGCCGATTGTGCCGCAGATATTCGATCACAGCGTCGCGGTCCGTTACATCCAAACGATCGATGTCCGGCGCGTCCGTGTCCCCCTCCCGCGCGAAGAGCGGGGCGAGATCCTCGCCGAGCTGTCCCTCTCCACCGGTAATCAGGGTACGCATGGCCCGACCTCCGGCGCGTGTTCCGCGCCCTTCACGCCTCCGGCCGGACGGGCAAACGCCCGCCGTGAACCGCCTCGGCGAAGGCACGCGCCCGCTCGGCGGAGAAGCGGCTCTCCAGGGCCGTGCCGATCACCACCGCGTCGGCGCCGGCGCGCCGTGCCGCCTCCGCTTGCTCCGGCGCGCGGATCCCGCCCCCGGCGATCACCGGGAGTCCGGCATAGTCCCGGACCGAGCGGATCAACGCCGGCGGAACCGGGGCGTCGGCGCCGCTTCCCGCCTCGAGATAGACCGCACGCATTCCCATGTAACGCGCGGCGAGAGCGTGGGCCATGGCGATCTCGGGCCGGTCCCCCGGGATCGGCTCGGTGCGGGAAACGTAGTGCACCGTCCGCGCGCCGCCGCATCCGATGAGCAGATAGGCGACGGGAATCGGCTCGATGCCGAGGCGGCGCACGGCCGGCGCGGAGCGAACCTGCTCCTCCACCAGATACTGGGGGTTCCTCCCCGAAAGGAGGGTGAGGAAAAGTACGGCGTCCGCCTCGCCGCTCAGACCATGGGCGCTCCCGGGGAAGAGGATCACCGGCACGGATGTTCCCTCACGAAGGGCGAGGATCACGGGCTCCAAGCGATCTTCGAGGGAAAAGCTGGAGCCGACCAGGAGCGCGTCGGCGCCCGCCTCTTCGAGCAAGCGCGCCCGTTCGGCGCAATCCCCCGGCTCGATCCGATCCTGGTCGATGAGCGGGAGAAAGAGCGCCCCGGTTTGCTCCCGCCGGGTCATCAATCGATCGAAAACGCCTATCGGCTTACCCTCCTTGGGCGGCGCGGCGCACCATCTCCGGCACGGCGGCGAGCGCCTCCTCCAGGTGGTCCGGCTCGCCGCCTCCCCCCTGGGCGAAGGTGGGCTTGCCGCCCCCCCGACCGCCGATCCGGGCGGAGACCTCCCGGATCAAATCACCGGCGGAAAGCCGCTTTCCCGCCACGTCCCGACTCACCATGCCGACGACGAAAGCCTTGTC
Above is a genomic segment from Candidatus Eisenbacteria bacterium containing:
- the rfbD gene encoding dTDP-4-dehydrorhamnose reductase yields the protein MRTLITGGEGQLGEDLAPLFAREGDTDAPDIDRLDVTDRDAVIEYLRHNRPDVVIHAAAMTDVDGCEKNEDLAFRINAEGSRHIAEACLETGARLVMVSTDFVFRGDTDRPYREDDEPVPLSAYGRSKLAGERAVQGLLPGAAVARTAWLYGEWGRGNFVRSILTAAEAGRTLRVVNDQFGSPTFSADAAAAIFGLVRRRGAGIFHIVNRGEASRYEFARAALDLAGHKRTRIQPVSTAEYPLPAPRPARSTLAETRLEALGVPPLRPWREALADFIGRIATPA
- a CDS encoding glycosyltransferase, which gives rise to MDERPQQGIESLRDADILCIASANWDAALWTNSQHLMSRLARTNRVLFVESLGLRRPSVRWRDVYRVAGRLWNWARGERPVSGNLTVYSPLLIPLYNLPWVRELNFWLLRNSLSRVARKRGFRRMILWTFLPTSSDLVGHLGESLSVYHCVDEYGANPGVSAGVIQDMERKLLGKADLVFTTSPSLFEGKRRYNPNTHYLPNVADAEHFRKAMIEETPVPAEAAALRRPVIGFVGALSGYKIDFPLLLHLADARPDWTIALVGPVWPGERRRELEELRRRPNVRLFGARPYAELPGWIKAMDVCIIPFAINETTVNVFPMKFHEYMATGKPIVMTDLPSVTEYRDYCRLASSPEEFVRAVEAALEDDGRGVEERLRVARRNTWETRIERIEEIVEAYGRSDPFPPKRAVPRGRIGIDARKIHDYGIGTYIRNLVWELSRLDREREYVVFSYPEENLSWGENIRTEPDRSPKYSIREHISLSRKMRRHRIDLFHSPHYVLPLFHPCSAVVTVHDLIHIFHPPSRAAAAYARAMMTAAVRSASRVITVSEASRDDLVRRLRVDEKKVKVIYNAVEDRFHPIDGEAAREEVARRIGVEGEYVLCVSNFLPHKNLNRLIRAFGLLRKEGYEGRLVLAGGDPERAPDLIRETERLGLEGEVLFPGFLPADFLPSLYNAARLFVFPSLYEGFGLPPLEAMACGVPVVVSATRAIEEVVADAGVRVDPESEREIADGMLRLLGDDDLHRRYAAAALRRAGRYSWRRTAELTLDVYREVLSHG
- a CDS encoding energy transducer TonB — protein: MNQAWEGFHEDTRSLIDKALIAAVFLHAVTLFLAPAAPEPVPVDISKVDTILYEFASEPGEPPPEPASVKRPAAPALFSLDDFAVSEEAGVEETIRDTKVAIDAPIRDSSPGEGRIDRPVEWGGPGNYETWSTPPSPRRLVQPDYPPLAREAGIEGTVIAEAWLDAEGRVVEVRIVESSSSVFHETVIRALYKSLFHPAKQKERAVESSIRIPFEFRLE
- a CDS encoding glycosyltransferase, producing MGEASPPLAGKRVAVVHDWLTGMRGGEWCLDAFCELLPHADLFTLVHVPGRVTKRIESHRIVTSFVQRLPGAGRRHQPYLPLFPRAVERFDLSRYDFVLSSSHCVAKGAIPAPGARHVCYCHTPMRYIWEFYDDYFNNPRTGPITRAVMPRVARALRRWDLRTVPRVHRFVANSSNVAERIERIYGREAEVIHAPVDIGRFRCDLEREDFFLVLSALVPYKRLDLPIRACERLGVPLVVVGRGPERARLEEIAGPKARFAGWVSEEERAGLLGRARALLFPGVEDFGIVPLEAMASGCPVIAYRAGGVLETVVGEEDSKERPPTGLFFDAQDEDSIEEAIRRFHPERFDPRLLRARAALFDRPLFLGRIGELLRREEAILEGNAG
- a CDS encoding SIS domain-containing protein, producing the protein MFDASLRMRAKVIERVRREMAEPFGIAAGRITDLLADGGKIFFFGNGGSAADAQHLATELIDKLSKVRGTIPALALTTNTSLLTAVSNDKSFLHVFSRQVEAYAREGDVLIGITTSGRSENVLEAFRMGRRIGTVNVAFTGEAGTTAPDLVDHLLAVPSGDTQLIQEMHIALGHLLCFMIEDRLFGG
- a CDS encoding geranylgeranylglyceryl/heptaprenylglyceryl phosphate synthase encodes the protein MMTRREQTGALFLPLIDQDRIEPGDCAERARLLEEAGADALLVGSSFSLEDRLEPVILALREGTSVPVILFPGSAHGLSGEADAVLFLTLLSGRNPQYLVEEQVRSAPAVRRLGIEPIPVAYLLIGCGGARTVHYVSRTEPIPGDRPEIAMAHALAARYMGMRAVYLEAGSGADAPVPPALIRSVRDYAGLPVIAGGGIRAPEQAEAARRAGADAVVIGTALESRFSAERARAFAEAVHGGRLPVRPEA